One Nocardia huaxiensis genomic window, ACGCGGTATTGAAGGGCGGCGTCATCGCGTGGGCGGCCATGGGTGATGCCAATGCTTCCATTCCGACGCCGCAGCCGGTGCTGCCGCGTCCCATGTTCGGTGCGTCGCCGATCGTGGCGGCGGGCACCTCCCTGCACTTCGTCTCCGAGCAGGCCATCGAGGACGGTTTGGCGAACCGCCTGCGCGTGAATCGGAAACTGGTGCCGGTGGCCAATGTTCGCAAGCGCACAAAGGCGCACATGCCGAACAACGACGCCATGCCGCGCATCGAGGTGGACCCCGACACCTTCACCGTGCGCATCGACGGCGAGGTGTGGGCCGAGGAACCCGCCACCGAACTGCCCATGGCCCAGCGGTACTTCCTGTTCTGATCATCCCGATTTCCGGGTCCGGAACAGGCCGAACGGTTCGGGCGCACCGGTGTGCCCGCAACCGCGTGGCAGACTGCGGGTATGACGAGCTTCGACTGGGCCGATGTTGATCGCTATCTCGTGGAAACCGTGGTCGGAGACCAGGATTCGGAGACGCTGCGTGCGAACGCCGCGGCCGGGTTGCCTGCCATCGATGTGTCGCCGCCGCAGGGGAAGTTCCTGTACCTGATCGCGAAATCCGTGCGGGCCCGGCGGGCGTTGGAGATCGGGACACTCGGCGGATACAGCACGACGTGGCTGGCGCGCGCGGTCGGCAAGGACGGGCAGGTCGTCACCTTCGAGAACGAGCCCAAGCATGCGGAGGTGGCGCGCGGGAACCTGGATCGGGCCGGGGTGGGTGAGCGCGTCGAGATCCGAGTGGGCGCGGCACTCGATGGTCTGCCGGTGTTGGCGCAGGAGAATCCGGAGCCGTTCGATCTGGTGTTCATCGATGCCGACAAGGTCAACAATGCGAACTACGTGCGGTGGGCGCTGCGGTTGACCCGGCCCGGATCGGTGATCATCGTCGACAATGTGGTGCGCAATGGCGGGGTCGCGGATGCCGGCAGCACCGATGCGGCCATTCGCGCCAGCCGGGAGGTCATCGAATTGGTCGCGGCCGAACCGCGATTGGACGGCACCGTGTTGCAGACCGTCGGCAGCAAGGGCTGGGACGGGTTCATCTATGCCGTGGTTAATGGCGACGACTGAAACGTGTTGGATCTCACGCCCATCGGGTGACCTGGTGATTCATTGCCTGGATTACCCGATTCGGCGGTGGCCTGTGGTGTCGCGTTTGTTGCACAGCAAACCTTCCGCATACGGTCGGTCCAATGAGCGACCCGTACGGACCCCACTTCCCGCCACCGGATTTCATGGCACCGCGGGCCGCGGAGCCGAAACCGAGTCTGCTCGACCGGCTGCCGGCCGTCAGCGTCAGCATCCCGGTGCTGGCCATTCTCGCCACCGTGGGCATGCTCGCGGTCGTCATGTTCCAGGCCGAACGGCCCGCCGCGCATCACGTCGACGGGAAGCCGGCGCCCGCCACCTCCGCCTCCGTGCACCCCACCCCGCAACACACCGCGTCGTAACCCGCAGAATGGGCGCATGTCGAAGCGCCGCAAGACCCCGCCGGTTCCGCGGGAATGCCCATGCGGGCTGCCCGCGAACTACACCGACTGCTGCGGTCGCCTGCACAGCGGCGCGGCGCAGGCGACCACCGCCGAGCAGCTCATGCGATCCCGCTTCAGCGCCTTCGCGATGCACGACGAGGCGTACCTGCTGCGCAGCTGGGACCCGGCCACCCGGCCCGCCGATGTCGACTTCGATCCCGCCCTGCGCTGGGAGCGGCTCGAGATTCTCGGGTCCAGCGGCGGCGGGCCCTTCCACACCGAGGGCACCGTGGAATTCCGGGCGCACTATCGCGTCGGTGGCGCGGCGGGAGAACTGCACGAGAACAGTCGATTCCGCCGCGACAACGGCGCGTGGGTCTATTCGGACGGTGTGATCGAGAACTGAGTCTCAGCCGACGGACATGACGGCGAACCCGGCTCCTGCGGGATCGGCCAGGACCGCCAGGCGGGACGGGCCGGGGAGATCCACGGCTTCCTGCAAGAGTTTTCCGCCCAGCGAGAGCGCGCGCTCGACCATCTCGTCGACGTCGGCGACGTGAATGTTCATGGCCCAGAACGGCGCCGGTTCACCGGGCGCCGCGCGGTGGACGCCGCCGAACTCGCGGTCGCCGGGGGCGGCCGACAGCGCCTGGTACGGATTCTCGGTGGCGGTCTCCCATGCGGCATTGGTGTAGTGCCAGCCGAAAACCCTGGCGTAGTGGGTCATCGCGTCCGAGGGCGTGCGAGCGGCGGAGTATTCGACCCAGCACGGGTTGCCGATCCCGCCCCAGTCCTCGGTGCCCGGATGCTCGATCAGCTGCGTGATGCCGTAGGGCGCGCCATCGGGATCGGTGAGGATGGCGAAGACGAGCCCGGGTACCTCGGTCGGCCCGACGAAGACGCCCGCGCCCGCGTCGACCGCGGTCGCGGTGCTCGCCGCGGCGTCGGCGACCGAGAAGTACGGCAGCCACAGTGCCGGCTTGGCCGTCCCGTCGGGTGCGGTGGCGGCGGTCAGGCCCGCGACGCGGCGGCCGTCCTGTAGCAGCAGGGTGTAGTGGTTGGTCTCGGGTCCGGTGTCCTCGGCGGTCCAGCCGAACAGGCCGGTGTAGAACTCGGCGGCGGCCGGGACATCGGGGGCGGTGACGTCGAACCAGCAGGGCGCGCCGGGGGTGAAGGCGGGCATGGTCTCTCCTCGTCGTTCGGAACGTGTGCACGCGCGCGAAGGAACGGGCTCGCAACCCGTGCCATCGAATAGACGGTGCGCGGCAGGAGAATTCATCGCGCCCCGCGTTCAGACCCGGGCGCGGGCCTCGAATCCGTCGCAGAGCGCGGTCAATCCGCTCTCCAGCAGGCTGGCCGGGTCGAGCAGGTCGTGGCCGCCGGTGCCCTCGAGGCCGGCCAGTGCGGGCGGCGGCGGCCAGTGCGGGTCGCCGTCGAGCAGGGCGGTGAAGCCGGAGCGTTCCTCGGCGTCGGGGTCCTTGTTGGGCAGCAGGCGGGCGCTGACCTCCTGTAGTGCGACGCCGGCGATATAGCTCCACACCGACAGCGACATGCGGGTGGCCTCGCGGGTGTCGACGCCGAGTTCGGCGAAACCCTCCACCAGCCAGGCCAGCACGATGAGGCTGTGCTCGCCGAAGTTGTAGCGCGGCACCGCGAAGGTGAACAGCACCCACGGATGTTCTTGGTAGAGCCGCCAATCGATGTCGGCGGCAATGCGCACGCGGTCGCGCCAGGTCCAGTTCCGGCCGTCGGTGGGCGGATAGGGGTTGCGGCGGGAGACCTCGTCGGTCATGGCGGCGAGCAGGGCGTCCTTGTTGGGGATGTGCCGGTACAGCGACATGGCGCCGACACTCATGCGGTCGGCGATGCGGCGCATGGACAGTGCGTCCAGTCCGGACTCGTCGGCCAGGCTGATGGCGGTGGTGACAATGGCGTCCCGGGTGAGCTTGGCCTCGGTCATCGGATGAATTCTTCCTTTCCCGCGCCCAGTATGCGTACACTGTACCCGTCTAGCGCGTACGCCGTACGCGCATTCCTCTTTTCGACCTCTGAGCATTCGATCGACCCCGCAATCAGCCCGAAGGATAGGTGATGACGAGCACTCTGGCGCGTACCCCCGCGACGACTCCGCGCCGCGCCTGGGCCGGGCTGGCGGTCCTGCTGCTGCCGGTGCTGCTGGTGTCCATGGACATGTCGGTGCTGTACCTGGCCATGCCGACGCTCACCGAACATCTGGATCCCTCCGCCACGCAGCAGCTCTGGATACTCGACATCTACGGGTTCATGATCGCCGGATTGCTCATCACCATGGGCAATCTCGGCGATCGGATCGGGCGGCGCAATATTCTGCTCGTGGGCGCGACGGTGTTCGGGCTCGCCTCGATTCTGGCGGCGTTCGCGCCGAGCGCCGGAGTGCTGATCGC contains:
- a CDS encoding O-methyltransferase — its product is MTSFDWADVDRYLVETVVGDQDSETLRANAAAGLPAIDVSPPQGKFLYLIAKSVRARRALEIGTLGGYSTTWLARAVGKDGQVVTFENEPKHAEVARGNLDRAGVGERVEIRVGAALDGLPVLAQENPEPFDLVFIDADKVNNANYVRWALRLTRPGSVIIVDNVVRNGGVADAGSTDAAIRASREVIELVAAEPRLDGTVLQTVGSKGWDGFIYAVVNGDD
- a CDS encoding YchJ family protein → MSKRRKTPPVPRECPCGLPANYTDCCGRLHSGAAQATTAEQLMRSRFSAFAMHDEAYLLRSWDPATRPADVDFDPALRWERLEILGSSGGGPFHTEGTVEFRAHYRVGGAAGELHENSRFRRDNGAWVYSDGVIEN
- a CDS encoding VOC family protein yields the protein MPAFTPGAPCWFDVTAPDVPAAAEFYTGLFGWTAEDTGPETNHYTLLLQDGRRVAGLTAATAPDGTAKPALWLPYFSVADAAASTATAVDAGAGVFVGPTEVPGLVFAILTDPDGAPYGITQLIEHPGTEDWGGIGNPCWVEYSAARTPSDAMTHYARVFGWHYTNAAWETATENPYQALSAAPGDREFGGVHRAAPGEPAPFWAMNIHVADVDEMVERALSLGGKLLQEAVDLPGPSRLAVLADPAGAGFAVMSVG
- a CDS encoding TetR/AcrR family transcriptional regulator, translating into MTEAKLTRDAIVTTAISLADESGLDALSMRRIADRMSVGAMSLYRHIPNKDALLAAMTDEVSRRNPYPPTDGRNWTWRDRVRIAADIDWRLYQEHPWVLFTFAVPRYNFGEHSLIVLAWLVEGFAELGVDTREATRMSLSVWSYIAGVALQEVSARLLPNKDPDAEERSGFTALLDGDPHWPPPPALAGLEGTGGHDLLDPASLLESGLTALCDGFEARARV